The following are from one region of the Nicotiana tomentosiformis chromosome 7, ASM39032v3, whole genome shotgun sequence genome:
- the LOC138895310 gene encoding uncharacterized protein, whose translation MLLREFVHQSLRDAWRAEFKQLRQGFMTVSEYTVRFSGFSRHAPALVATVRERVRRFIEGLNPGIKTSMARGLEMDIVYQLVVEIARRLEGMGAREREGREAKRPQDSGTYSGAHAPVTVRHGSVYVSHLVHSSFPASSGILATPRP comes from the coding sequence atgctcttgagggagtttgttcaccagagtctcagagatgcatggcgtgcagagtttaagcagttgcgccagggttttATGACCGTATCGGAGTATACGGTCCGGTTCAGTGGTTTttccaggcatgcaccagccttggttgctactgttagagagagagtccgtcgatttatcgaggggctaaACCCTGGTATCAAAACTAGCATGGCTCGAgggttggagatggacatcgtatACCAGCTGGTAGTGGAGATCGCTAGAAGATTGGAGGGTATGGGGGCCCGGGAGAGAGAGgggagggaggccaagaggcctcaggattctggcacatatagtggtgcccATGCCCCAGTTACAGTTCGTCATGGTAGTGTCTATGTGAGCCACCTTGTTCATTCATCatttccagcttccagtggtattctagCCACTCCTAGGCCCTaa
- the LOC104105787 gene encoding uncharacterized protein: MGETPGYSLIHRYISQMWNFTATPDLYLHEEGYYVVRFHDVKDINEILFSGPYIIRNRPIILKPWTPAFDFSQEFMIEIPLWVKFLKLPMSCWECGSLGRIASALGKPLFANECTTKQTRISYARMLIEVNVSKPLPEKITVRDPNGQIFQQEVEFEWKPQFCPQCLTIGHIFSKKKPEQHLMKRQIQNKRRGEQKKVVQEWKPKEVPSTSQTIDKQQLDHLEVVQPRVTINEGKLQQQEADSQIQVVTPYGTVRNASKGKEKVPSPELNLINFPQSSTAMASKSKTGKSLYMQREDQRTRQAKPPDLRGNTTSQ; encoded by the coding sequence ATGGGAGAAACACCAGGGTACTCCCTCATACATAGGTACATATCCCAGATGTGGAATTTCACAGCTACACCAGATTTATATCTTCATGAGGAAGGTTATTATGTGGTTCGATTTCACGATGTTAAAGATATAAATGAGATTCTATTCTCTGGCCCCTACATTATTCGAAATCGCCCAATTATTCTGAAACCATGGACTCCTGCTTTTGATTTTAGCCAGGAGTTTATGATTGAGATACCACTGTGGGTTAAGTTCCTAAAATTACCTATGAGTTGCTGGGAATGTGGTTCCTTGGGAAGAATTGCTAGTGCATTAGGGAAACCTTTATTTGCTAATGAGTGTACAACTAAGCAAACAAGGATATCATATGCTAGAATGCTAATTGAAGTGAATGTGTCTAAACCACTGCCTGAAAAAATTACAGTTAGGGATCCAAATGGACAAATATTTCAGCAGGAGGTGGAATTTGAATGGAAGCCCCAATtctgtcctcaatgcttaactaTAGGACATATATTCTCTAAGAAGAAACCTGAACAACACTTGATGAAGAGGCAAATACAGAACAAGAGGAGAGGAGAACAAAAGAAGGTGGTTCAGGAATGGAAGCCTAAAGAGGTACCATCAACTAGCCAAACTATTGACAAACAACAGCTGGATCATCTTGAAGTAGTTCAGCCTAGAGTAACTATTAATGAAGGCAAACTTCAACAACAAGAAGCTGACTCACAAATTCAAGTAGTAACTCCATATGGAACAGTGCGGAATGCCTCTAAAGGCAAGGAGAAAGTGCCAAGTCCGGAATTGAACTTGATCAACTTTCCACAGTCGAGTACTGCTATGGCTAGCAAATCTAAGACTGGGAAGAGTTTGTATATGCAAAGAGAGGATCAGAGAACCAGACAAGCAAAACCTCCTGATTTAAGAGGTAATACAACTTCTCAATGA
- the LOC104105788 gene encoding uncharacterized protein, with protein MSCHPVSFSEVKDFSDCINATLLNELQWKDEYFTWSNKQQGSNRVSSKIDRAFGNCDWMMMWGHIVLEYDLPNISKHAPMLLTLQSVNHSIKAPFRFFNIWSEHAKFLELIDVNWKKQLDRDPMQNVWNKLKDLRLVFRQLNQREFQSISLKTEKARKELQCILAELVARYDDSLVIKEKEALMNLQKWNLLGESILRQKSRAQWIQLGDSNSKYFAAVMKERSQRKQIMELNSLSGAKLTDLKELRDEIVSFYKG; from the coding sequence ATGAGCTGTCACCCAGTGAGTTTCAGTGAAGTAAAAGATTTCTCAGACTGTATTAATGCCACTCTACTAAATGAATTACAATGGAAGGATGAATACTTCACATGGTCAAACAAGCAGCAAGGATCAAATAGGGTTAGTAGCAAAATTGATAGAGCATTTGGTAACTGTGACTGGATGATGATGTGGGGCCATATAGTCTTAGAATATGACCTCCCTAACATTTCAAAACATGCCCCAATGCTATTGACATTGCAAAGTGTGAACCATAGCATCAAAGCTCCATTTAGATTCTTCAACATATGGAGTGAGCATGCAAAATTCTTGGAGCTAATTGATGTCAACTGGAAGAAACAGCTTGATAGAGATCCTATGCAGAATGTATGGAACAAGCTAAAGGATCTGAGGCTAGTCTTCAGACAGCTGAATCAAAGAGAGTTTCAATCTATATCATTGAAGActgagaaggcaagaaaagaattACAATGCATTCTAGCTGAACTAGTAGCCAGATATGATGATAGTCTTGTGATTAAGGAGAAAGAAGCTTTGATGAATCTTCAAAAATGGAACCTGCTTGGGGAGAGTATACTAAGGCAAAAGTCTAGAGCCCAATGGATACAGTTGGGGGACTCAAATTCTAAGTACTTTGCTGCAGTCATGAAGGAAAGGAGCCAAAGGAAGCAAATCATGGAACTCAATTCCCTTTCAGGTGCTAAGCTAACTGATCTTAAGGAGCTCAGAGATGAGATTGTATCATTCTATAAAGGGTGA
- the LOC138895311 gene encoding uncharacterized protein, with product MEYSGARDYLGKCVKTVNYSILINGEPTTPFDVAKGLRQGDPISPFLFALAMEYLSRKLNELKGNKKFKYHPKCSKQAMTHLSFADDLLLFSRGRSQFIQIVLFGIQAYWSQLFAIPSKVLSTIEAYCRSYLWSGTITITWKDLIAWNKVCIPKSIGGLGLLNIRLWNKVAIAKASWDIEDKADRLWIRWLHAYYTKNQQFSQMLIPQQAGWMVRKIFEARDTMALIQDTKSGSLIKQIYLKLIGDNERITWKILRFRNDARPKAQFTVWLQMHGKLLTIDILAPWEINVDPICNLCNSHDETRNHLFMECPFSNKVWEGVLKWM from the exons ATGGAGTATAGTGGGGCCAGAGATTACCTGGGAA AATGTGTGAAGACAGTCAACTATTCTATATTGATTAATGGTGAACCCACAACACCATTTGATGTAGCTAAAGGACTAAGACAGGGAGACCCAATTTCTCCATTTCTCTTTGCCTTAGCCATGGAATATTTAAGCAGAAAGCTTAATGAGTTGAAAGGAAATAAAAAGTTCAAGTATCATCCAAAGTGCTCTAAACAAGCAATGACTCATTTATCATTTGCAGATGATCTACTATTATTCTCCAGAG GGAGATCTCAATTCATCCAAATAGTACTCTTTGGTATTCAAGCATATTGGTCTCAATTGTTTGCTATTCCTTCAAAAGTACTAAGTACAATTGAGGCCTATTGCAGAAGCTACTTATGGTCTGGTACAATCACAATCACATGGAAAGATCTAATTGCTTGGAATAAGGTTTGCATTCCAAAATCAATTGGTGGTCTAGGCTTGCTAAATATACGACTATGGAATAAAGTTGCAATAGCGAAGGCAAGTTGGGATATTGAGGATAAGGCAGATAGGTTGTGGATCAGGTGGTTACATGCCTACTACACCAAGAACCAACAATTTAGCCAAATGCTTATTCCTCAACAGGCAGGATGGATGGTGAGGAAAATATTTGAAGCAAGAGATACAATGGCACTGATACAAGATACCAAATCAGGCAGTTTAATCAAACAGATTTACCTTAAGCTTATTGGTGATAATGAGAGAATAACTTGGAAGATTTTGAGATTTAGAAATGATGCTAGACCAAAAGCTCAGTTCACAGTTTGGCTACAGATGCATGGGAAGCTACTGACTATTGATATACTTGCCCCATGGGAGATAAATGTagatcctatatgcaatctatgCAATAGTCACGATGAAACAAGAAACCACTTATTCATGGAGTGTCCTTTCTCTAACAAAGTCTGGGAAGGAGTGTTGAAATGGATGTAG